The window TAAAATTTTAGGCCTCGGTGAGCAAATAAACTACAACAACCCTCAAGATTTTAGCCTAACTACCatgaagccaagacataaactaTCAAAGCTTATAACAAAACCGAGAAAGGAAGGCTTCTGTGATTAGAACCGAATGGAGGCTAGGCAATTATCTGCTAAATCCAAGCGGTGGGAAGTTAGGATGTAACTGAGCTTGGGCGGTGAATTGAGACAGCTGTCAGGAAGGAAATGTTACTAAGCCAGCTGAGTAAGCAATAACTAAATAGAGAGCAgcttaaaagaaacaaaaaaaaactgggCGGTGACCGAAAGGAAACAATCTGTTCTCCTTAATCAATAAGGCCGAGAGAGTTGAGAAGAAAAGTTgtcttcctttcttgctttcttcCTAAAGCAGACTCGAGTGAGTGAGACAGAGTGTGAGGGAAAAGAAAGTGTAAGCTTCACCATCAGCTAACTATGCGAACGAAAACAGAAGGGAGGTCGAGTGAGGAGTTGTGATAGCAAACTTGAGCAGTCTGCATTATCGATTTTTAAGGGAAAAGAGGTAAGAATCTACCATAACCTTCTGCTTATTTGGCACAAATGAGTATATATACAAGCTGCATGTTAGTTTTAGCAAGGCATAATGAGTTTTAACCAAGGAGAAATCTGATAAAGGAGAAAAAGATGAGAACTGGACAGAAATGGAGGGAACCGAGAGTTGTTGTTGAGTTGCAGcccataaataaagaaaattttccgTAATAACCTCTTAGTTATTCAGTACACTTGAATATTAAGgttgcatgttggattgtaGCTAAGAAAAACTAAGTTTGGTTGAAGGAAATAGTTGGAAGTTTCTGCTATGCTGGCCGAAGGAGGAAAGATAGAAATGTCCAAGtttctttatatattttggttctAAACTCCTACGTTGAGGCTTAGTTCATTGCATAATATTTTAGTTTTGGCATGCATGTTAGATTTGGGTATGAAATGAAGTAGTTAATGGAGGAATTTCTTGCTAAAAGATTGATTGCTGTCCGAAGCTTTCTATcaaggccgagagagagagagagagttaaaCCTCTGATCAGTTTTTCCTTCAAACTCCACTCTGTAAACTTTCACATCTGATATCTAAAGTTACTGGGTAGTTTAATACTTGTATTTGGCATGATGAGCTGGAGTTAAAATTGAAGGAGTTATGGTAAAAATGTTGCATATTAAACTGCGGCACTGCTAGAAGCTTTAGTTGTCCAATGTCTTAGCTGATGTCAGATTGTTGTGCGTGGCTGTTGGGTTGAATAATCTGTTGAAACTAGATGCTCTTTGTCTTGGTTTATGCTGGACTGAATGTACTTTAAATATTTAGAGCTTTAAGCAAGTGAAAGAATAGCGTTTTCGCTGAAGGTTGAAGTAACGTTACTAGTTTTGGTTGCTGTCCCAGAAATGAAACAGATTATGCTTCTGACCGTCCCATTTTGGCCTTGAAAACGCGATAACTGGAtgtcgatgtcttcataggaaatgtaggtctaggttttagcttcgaaacgctataaaattcgcctcaatccgataagcgtaactccAATTATGATCAAAACACCCGAGGATGGCAAAGCTGCCTTTCTTTTTGTTCCCGAATGCACTTTGCTAAGATGCTAACTGTGAGGAACCAACTTTTAACCAGCATTTCCTCTAATTTTCAACTTTGTAAGCTTTCATAAATGATAGTTACGGTTAGTCTGAGATTTAATGGCTATATATAGCTCCACAAGTAGAGTTAAACTAAAGTAAATGAGAGGAAAACTCATGATAATTAAATTGGCTTCTAATTACTTAATACTGCCTTTACAAATAATTTAAAGACTATAAAATTTGAGGGACTGGTGTACtggaataaaatttaatttacaaACAATCTagagtttaattaattaaaaaggcgACCAATAGAGTGCTCCTAAGCCATAATCTTAGAATCTTGAGTGGAAAATGATTTAATTCTAGAATAAATATCttataaattattaacttgGGAAAACAGGTATAATTCTTGATTAAAACAATAAAGTCAAtaagtttcaaaataaaatgaaaaatgaatattgaatatattatatttgtactttaaagtcaaacttgattttaatagttcaagtgataaagtAAGAACAATAAGTGAACATCTACAAACTATGTatttgatttggaattattAACTTGTCCAGGAAGTAGCTGTGAACCAGAAAATCGACTCGAGACTCGAGAGTAATTTATTTGgatatttggtgagtgttttctgAATTTATGTGTTAAACTGCTTATGTGTACCTAAGTGCAATTATATGGCAAATGTGCTTATTATGAAATATTGCTAAGTGATTCATTGGAAGCGTATCTCAATTGTCCCTCGTCTTCTAagtcgagggtgtactttatcgcacttgacttAGTTGAACTTGAAGATTgataattgatcaagtgatattgtaagtgtgcatgactgtaagccgtgtgtgtactttatcacgccggctgaactgggccccaaaaccctctgttcaacggactattcgagccagcaaagGGCTTGGTCGGGTAGGACGGTAGGTTTGGGTAAGTGTTTTGGTATGCTTGAGTATTACCACGGTGTACTAGATTACTGATATTGATATGGCCATCCAAGTGAGGGAagtgtttattgttttggaggttataaggaggagttcggcggagtgtgtagtgcattgaagtggctctaatgcgagcaccgtatccttttaaaagtGATTGTTCAGTGAAGTGTTTCCTCAATTGCTAATGAAAGTGATTGTACAGTGAAATGTGCACTATTTATTTAATTGTATTGATTCATGTGATTATTAAATGTTACTTGCATGGAAACCTCacgggcgtaagctcacccttttagttttgttttccttacaggagtcaAAGATTGAAGAGTGATTGGATTGAACTAGAAAGTTATTTTGGGAAGATCCATTATTCTGTGTATATAGTGTAGGCATGGTCTCTGTTGAATTTTGAAACGGTTGAATTTTTGTTTGAGTTGGTGTGATATTAAGAATGGATATTTAGAAcaggtattttgtttcttttattggaCAAATTTATGTTTCAAACTGATTGGAGATGTACTTAAGAGTGAATGTTCAGTTGTTCAATAGTAatgttatctttgaagttaatgtaagtgagtgagttctggcgagagtcaGGCAGACGATTCGCTAACTTCTAGAGTAGACCCTAggagaaggtggggccgtcacactttAGAATTGTCAATTTCTGACAAATTCAAAGCAAAATTTTTGCCTCTTATTTTTACTGAGAAAAGTTCATTCCCAGCTGGATCATGTATAATACAAGTCCTATTTTTGAAGATGATAGAATAATTCTTTTCCAATAACTGTCCAACACTTAAtagattttgattaattttaggTACATACAAAACATTAGAAATAATTTTCGTACCTGAACCATAATCAATAGCAACACTACCTTTGCCTTTCACCTCAATATAATCTCCATTTCCAATTCTGACTTTGGAGATTTGCGATTTATCAAGTTTCCTAAATATAGATTCATCATATGCCATGTGATGAGTGCAACCACTGTCTATTAGCCAAGTTTCAGTATTGAAATTATTGCTTGCAAAACATGTGGCCATGAAAAGTTGCTCCTCATCTTGTTCATCAACCATCTGAACGTGatgttctctttttcctttatttttgcaAACTCTCTCCATATGTCCCATTTGCTTATAAAACCTACATTGAATGTCAGatctaaaccaacaatataatgaAAGATGTGAGGTTTTCTTACAGTGTGGACACGGAGGATTTctgccatttttcttctcatctttgctatttttttcttgacaatttCTTTCACCTTGTCGAATTTGATCCTTGTTTATTGCTTGAAAAGCACATTCAATGACTTCTTCACTTCTTATTGCTCGTCTTTGTTCTTGTGCCTCTAGAGCATTGATCAATTCTGGCAAGGTCATTCGAGAGAGATCTCTTGAATCTTCAAGAGAGGAAATCTTGACTTCAAACCTTTCTGGTAAACTCACCAAGACTTTCTCCACAACTCTGCTATCTGGAAGTTATTCTCCAATTAATCTGATTTTGTTCACAATATTTAAGAGTCTGTCAGAATACTCTTTAATGTTTTCTTTGTCTTTCATCCTAAGGAGTTCAAATTCTCTCCTAAGGTTCAAAACTTGAATCTGTCTTGTTCTATTATTGCCTTGAAAAGCCACTTTGAGAGCATTCCAAGCTTCTTTTGCAGTTTCACAAGTCATAATTTTTGTGAATACTGCATCGGAAACTGCTGAATGAATGCAAGTCATGGCTTTTGACCTCCTTTTGACTGCATCTCTATGGGCTCTCATCTCTGCAATAGTTGGATCTTCTGACAATTCAGGAACAGGATCTATCTCTACCACATCCCAAAGATCATTAGCATCCAAGTATGACTTCATTTTGACAGCCCAGACTTGGTAATTTTCACCAGTAAAACTTGGAGGATTGGATAAGAAGTTGTTTCTTAGCATTTTGATGTTGAGGACTTAAGTGTGAAAAAGGAATTCTCACCAGATTCACTCACTCTCAAAGAAACAGGCCCTTAAGAtttaggctctgataccattttattagttttttgGGGCATAAACTAAGAAACAACACCCTAGTGTTGCAAAAAAAACTTATAAGAGACTTGTATTGAAGGCAAAAAATGAGCTTATGTTCTACATTCATCAACTcactatttatagtgattacatgaaacaaactaGCAAAATATTCAACTAATAATTATcctaaaaatctcaacaaaaataTAATCTTCTACTACTAGCAAATCTTAGCTAATATATTTGTTAACAAACCAACATGATCTTTGGTTAACAAATAtccttattttttaataactaaattattttgatatcaaACCCAATATGATAAAATCAGTAGGAAAAGTTGGCATATCTCAACATAATTTTGT is drawn from Coffea arabica cultivar ET-39 chromosome 1c, Coffea Arabica ET-39 HiFi, whole genome shotgun sequence and contains these coding sequences:
- the LOC113738144 gene encoding uncharacterized protein — protein: MKSYLDANDLWDVVEIDPVPELSEDPTIAEMRAHRDAVKRRSKAMTCIHSAVSDAVFTKIMTCETAKEAWNALKVAFQDSRVVEKVLVSLPERFEVKISSLEDSRDLSRMTLPELINALEAQEQRRAIRSEEVIECAFQAINKDQIRQGERNCQEKNSKDEKKNGRNPPCPHCKKTSHLSLYCWFRSDIQCRFYKQMGHMERVCKNKGKREHHVQMVDEQDEEQLFMATCFASNNFNTETWLIDSGCTHHMAYDESIFRKLDKSQISKVRIGNGDYIEVKGKGSVAIDYGSGTKIISNVLYVPKINQNLLSVGQLLEKNYSIIFKNRTCIIHDPAGNELFSVKIRGKNFALNLSEIDNSKV